The proteins below come from a single Edaphobacter acidisoli genomic window:
- a CDS encoding SGNH/GDSL hydrolase family protein — MHPAGRIFTLIAALALTVPSLAKTPHPQTDPQTHWVGTWAASQEIPLRVNSLPPEDLTDATLRQIVHISIGGTELRVHLSNAFGTEPLHITAAHIAVPLSPAAAQIDPATDRALTFAGKPDVIIPAGAEYISDPIPFTAAPLSNLAITIHYDQPPTCETAHAGSRSTSYLVHGDEVSAADLPNAKKFDHWYQLAGVDVEAPANTAAIVTLGDSITDGHAATTNGNDRWPDVLAARLQAAPATRNLSVLNQGIGGNHLLTDGLGPNALARFDRDVLAQPGAKFLIVFEGVNDIGGLTRLNEVSPAEHAAFTDRILAAYQQIILRAHDRGLKVIGATITPYTGSDYYHPGPLSEADRQAINQWIRTPGHFDAVIDFDRAIRDPAHPNRLLPAYDSGDHLHPSPAGYRAMGDAIPLTLFTR, encoded by the coding sequence ATGCACCCAGCAGGAAGAATCTTCACCCTGATCGCCGCACTCGCCCTCACCGTGCCATCGCTGGCGAAGACGCCTCATCCCCAAACAGACCCGCAGACACACTGGGTCGGCACCTGGGCCGCATCACAAGAAATTCCCCTCCGCGTAAACTCGCTCCCGCCCGAAGACCTCACCGACGCAACCCTCCGCCAGATCGTCCACATCTCCATCGGCGGCACCGAGCTGCGCGTGCATCTCTCGAACGCCTTCGGTACAGAGCCGCTCCACATTACCGCCGCGCACATTGCCGTGCCGCTCTCACCCGCAGCCGCGCAGATCGATCCCGCAACCGACCGCGCCCTCACCTTCGCAGGTAAACCCGACGTCATCATCCCCGCTGGCGCCGAGTACATCTCCGACCCCATCCCCTTCACCGCAGCCCCGCTCTCGAACCTCGCCATCACCATCCACTACGACCAGCCGCCCACATGCGAGACAGCCCATGCCGGCTCACGCTCCACGTCGTACCTCGTCCACGGCGACGAAGTCTCCGCCGCAGATCTACCCAACGCGAAAAAATTCGATCACTGGTATCAGCTCGCCGGTGTCGATGTCGAAGCCCCCGCCAACACCGCCGCCATCGTCACCCTCGGCGACTCCATCACCGACGGCCACGCCGCCACCACCAACGGCAACGACCGCTGGCCCGACGTGCTCGCCGCCCGCCTCCAGGCCGCACCCGCCACACGCAACTTAAGCGTGCTCAATCAGGGCATCGGCGGCAATCATCTCCTCACCGACGGCCTAGGACCCAACGCCCTCGCGCGCTTTGACCGCGACGTGCTCGCCCAGCCAGGCGCAAAGTTTCTTATCGTCTTCGAAGGCGTCAACGACATCGGCGGCCTCACGCGCCTCAACGAAGTCAGCCCCGCCGAGCACGCCGCCTTCACCGACCGCATCCTCGCCGCCTACCAGCAGATCATCCTGCGCGCCCACGACCGCGGCCTCAAAGTCATCGGCGCGACCATCACGCCCTACACCGGCTCCGATTACTACCACCCCGGCCCACTCAGCGAAGCCGACCGCCAGGCCATCAACCAATGGATCCGCACCCCCGGCCACTTCGACGCCGTCATCGACTTCGACCGCGCCATCCGCGACCCCGCACACCCCAACCGCCTGCTGCCCGCCTACGACTCCGGCGATCACCTGCACCCATCTCCCGCAGGCTACCGAGCCATGGGTGACGCCATCCCCCTCACCCTCTTCACGCGATAG
- a CDS encoding alpha/beta hydrolase family protein: protein MSTLNSGLRVFLAVALAGCSCATLAQTASRKPPVTFTAEQDHQDMMEQLGIVALRPGPSGDENAPNHANYDESKANPYPELPDVLALNDGRKVTTAEMWWKLRRPEIVEDFEREVYGRIPKHTPKVTWTVAVTDHEYVGFTPVIAKRLVGHVDNSSCPQIHVDIQMTLVVPANAKGPVPVLMMFGQSVLPNPTQPPVEDVEKINAKLKELLAKDDPEIAEIFKKYPGYDPVPAKLLSFPTRLNPGEDRPPHEELLADGWGYAMIDPASIQADNGAGLTRGIIGLVNHGQPRRPDDWGSLRAWEWGAARGLDYLETDPAVDAKHVGIEGVSRYGKAALVTLAFEPRFYMGLIGSSGKGGTTLLRRNFGEAVENLASSGEYHWMAGNFIKYAAASLKSGARPLNPGDLPVDSHELIALCAPRLVFVSYGVPEQGDAKWLDHEGSYMAAVAAGPVFRLLGVKGLSSNGQSLGDDYKTAKMPPVLDGLLDGELAWRQDAGGHTDAPNVKYFIMWADGKMGRETRLK from the coding sequence TTGTCCACACTAAATTCGGGTCTTCGAGTTTTTCTGGCAGTGGCGCTGGCTGGCTGCTCCTGCGCGACGCTTGCGCAGACCGCATCGCGGAAACCACCGGTCACGTTCACTGCGGAGCAGGACCATCAGGACATGATGGAGCAGCTTGGCATTGTGGCGTTGCGGCCGGGGCCGAGCGGCGATGAGAACGCGCCGAATCATGCGAACTATGACGAGTCGAAGGCGAATCCTTATCCGGAGCTGCCCGATGTGCTTGCGCTTAACGACGGCAGGAAGGTGACGACGGCGGAGATGTGGTGGAAGCTGCGACGGCCGGAGATTGTGGAGGACTTCGAGCGCGAGGTGTATGGGCGGATTCCGAAGCACACGCCGAAGGTGACGTGGACAGTAGCTGTGACGGACCACGAGTATGTAGGGTTCACGCCGGTGATTGCGAAGCGGCTGGTGGGACATGTGGACAACTCATCGTGTCCGCAGATTCATGTCGATATTCAGATGACGCTGGTTGTGCCGGCGAATGCAAAGGGCCCGGTGCCGGTGTTGATGATGTTTGGCCAGAGTGTGCTGCCGAATCCGACACAGCCTCCGGTGGAAGATGTGGAGAAGATTAATGCGAAGTTGAAGGAGCTGCTGGCGAAGGACGATCCTGAGATTGCGGAGATCTTCAAGAAGTATCCGGGGTATGATCCGGTGCCTGCGAAGCTGTTGAGCTTTCCGACGCGGCTGAATCCGGGTGAGGACCGTCCGCCGCACGAAGAGCTGCTGGCCGATGGCTGGGGCTACGCGATGATCGATCCGGCCAGTATTCAGGCGGACAATGGCGCGGGGCTGACGCGCGGGATTATCGGGCTGGTGAACCATGGGCAGCCGCGCAGGCCGGATGACTGGGGCTCGCTGCGGGCTTGGGAGTGGGGAGCGGCGCGCGGGTTGGATTATCTGGAGACCGATCCGGCGGTGGATGCGAAGCATGTGGGGATCGAGGGCGTGTCGCGCTACGGGAAGGCTGCGCTGGTGACGCTGGCGTTTGAACCGCGGTTTTACATGGGGCTGATCGGCTCGTCGGGCAAGGGCGGGACGACGCTGCTGAGGAGGAACTTCGGCGAGGCGGTCGAGAACCTGGCCAGTTCGGGCGAGTATCACTGGATGGCGGGGAACTTCATTAAATATGCGGCGGCGAGCTTGAAGTCGGGCGCGCGGCCGCTGAATCCGGGCGATCTGCCGGTGGATTCGCATGAGCTGATTGCGCTGTGCGCGCCGCGGCTGGTGTTTGTCAGCTATGGCGTGCCGGAGCAAGGTGATGCGAAGTGGCTCGATCACGAGGGCAGCTACATGGCTGCGGTGGCGGCGGGGCCGGTGTTCCGGCTGCTGGGTGTGAAGGGACTCAGCTCAAACGGTCAGAGTCTTGGCGATGACTACAAGACGGCGAAGATGCCTCCGGTGCTCGATGGACTGCTGGATGGCGAGCTGGCGTGGCGTCAGGATGCCGGCGGACACACGGATGCGCCGAATGTGAAGTACTTCATCATGTGGGCGGATGGGAAGATGGGGCGCGAGACGAGATTGAAGTAA
- a CDS encoding putative bifunctional diguanylate cyclase/phosphodiesterase, whose amino-acid sequence MQGSYNYYLVALSLLVAMFASYTALDLAGRIGSLHGSRKRFFWLCGGAVAMGMGIWSMHFIGMLAFRMPIQLGYDAPITICSMLIAIVVSGFALFVVTRDELSRTRLAIGGVIMGLGVAAMHYTGMAALRMSPAIVYTPVLLWASIGVAIVASWVALWIAFQLRDGQQSYVLLKRCAAGLVMGLAIAGMHYLGMAAANFPMGSVCDAANGVSTGWLAFTVAGATLLVLPMTLMYSMLDARYDLQEFQLNASLEKARLNASLAEANERLLAMATEDALTGLPNRNSLIERIEIAIGEARRTNSSFTLLFIDLDGFKTVNDSLGHPAGDKLLRKFSRRLIRCVREEDTVARLSGDEFVILLERLNQRSDIEQITESILERTRQDFLINGSPLRLTASLGSATYPQDGATVDDLLKNADTAMYDAKQSGRNACSFFDIKMSEALSRTLMIQRGLSEALEYNQLSLRFQPKFGMRREMLGAEALIRWRHPVLGEISPLEFISIAERTGQIIPIGNWVIAEVCRYIGRWKQARVPVMKIAINLSREQLRQPDYVRQVLDITNPAGVDPSWIMFEMTETVAMRDAELTSEVVRQFQKAGFDVAIDDFGKGYSSLAHLQQFRVKQLKIDRFFIDGLDRHGEEGYAMVSAIISLAHALDMVVVAEGVETNSQLEQLRRLRCDELQGFLLAKPLSASKFEEILHSPAKTESRITERLTSRWYVSRWRQQE is encoded by the coding sequence ATGCAAGGTTCGTATAACTACTATCTCGTCGCTCTCTCGCTGCTGGTGGCGATGTTCGCCTCCTACACGGCGCTCGACCTAGCTGGCCGCATCGGCTCGCTGCACGGCTCCCGAAAGCGATTTTTCTGGCTCTGCGGCGGCGCCGTGGCAATGGGCATGGGCATTTGGTCGATGCACTTCATCGGCATGCTCGCCTTTCGGATGCCGATCCAGCTCGGCTACGATGCGCCCATCACCATCTGCTCAATGCTGATCGCCATTGTCGTCTCGGGTTTCGCGCTCTTTGTGGTCACGCGCGACGAACTCAGCCGGACACGACTCGCTATCGGTGGCGTGATCATGGGTCTCGGCGTTGCCGCCATGCACTACACCGGCATGGCCGCGCTCCGCATGAGTCCTGCCATCGTCTACACGCCTGTTCTCCTGTGGGCATCCATCGGTGTCGCTATCGTCGCATCCTGGGTCGCGCTTTGGATCGCCTTCCAGCTGCGTGACGGCCAACAGTCTTATGTTTTGTTGAAACGCTGTGCTGCTGGCCTCGTCATGGGACTAGCCATTGCCGGCATGCACTATCTGGGCATGGCCGCGGCGAACTTTCCCATGGGGTCTGTCTGTGATGCAGCCAACGGCGTCAGTACAGGCTGGCTGGCATTCACAGTCGCAGGCGCAACCTTGCTCGTCCTGCCCATGACGCTGATGTACTCCATGCTCGACGCACGCTACGACCTGCAGGAGTTTCAACTCAATGCCTCACTCGAAAAGGCCCGCCTCAATGCTTCGCTGGCTGAAGCCAATGAACGTCTTCTCGCCATGGCCACCGAAGACGCCCTGACCGGCCTGCCCAACCGCAACTCCCTGATCGAACGCATCGAGATAGCGATTGGCGAGGCCCGACGCACCAACAGCAGTTTCACCCTGCTGTTCATCGACCTTGACGGCTTCAAGACCGTCAACGACTCACTCGGCCACCCCGCAGGCGACAAGCTGCTCCGCAAATTCTCCCGCCGCCTCATCCGCTGCGTGCGCGAAGAAGACACCGTGGCCCGCCTTAGCGGAGATGAGTTCGTCATCCTGCTCGAAAGACTCAACCAGCGCAGCGACATCGAGCAGATTACCGAAAGTATTCTCGAGCGGACCCGGCAGGACTTCCTCATCAACGGCTCGCCCCTCCGGCTCACCGCGTCCCTCGGCAGCGCAACCTATCCGCAAGACGGCGCCACAGTGGATGATCTGCTCAAGAACGCCGACACCGCCATGTACGATGCCAAGCAGAGCGGGCGCAACGCATGCAGCTTCTTCGACATCAAGATGAGCGAAGCGCTCAGCAGGACCCTCATGATCCAGCGCGGGCTCTCCGAAGCGCTCGAGTACAACCAGCTCTCCCTCCGTTTCCAGCCAAAGTTTGGCATGAGGCGCGAGATGCTCGGTGCCGAAGCGCTCATCCGCTGGCGTCATCCCGTCCTGGGCGAGATCTCGCCGCTCGAGTTCATCTCCATCGCTGAGCGCACAGGCCAGATCATTCCCATCGGCAACTGGGTCATCGCCGAAGTCTGCCGCTATATCGGCCGCTGGAAGCAGGCGCGCGTGCCCGTCATGAAGATCGCCATCAACCTCTCTCGCGAGCAGCTTCGCCAGCCCGATTACGTCCGTCAGGTCCTCGACATCACCAACCCCGCGGGAGTCGACCCCAGTTGGATCATGTTTGAGATGACGGAGACCGTAGCCATGCGCGACGCCGAGCTGACCTCTGAAGTCGTGCGCCAGTTCCAGAAAGCTGGCTTCGACGTGGCTATCGACGACTTTGGCAAAGGCTACTCCAGCCTCGCCCACCTCCAGCAGTTCCGCGTCAAGCAATTGAAGATCGACCGCTTCTTTATCGACGGCCTCGACCGCCACGGCGAAGAGGGCTACGCGATGGTCTCGGCCATCATCTCACTCGCGCACGCACTCGACATGGTTGTTGTAGCCGAAGGCGTCGAGACCAACAGCCAGCTCGAGCAGTTGCGCCGTCTCAGGTGCGACGAGCTGCAAGGCTTCCTTCTCGCCAAACCGCTCAGCGCCTCGAAGTTTGAAGAGATACTCCACAGTCCAGCGAAGACCGAAAGCCGCATCACCGAGCGCCTCACCTCGCGTTGGTACGTCTCCCGCTGGCGCCAGCAGGAATAG
- a CDS encoding beta-L-arabinofuranosidase domain-containing protein, whose amino-acid sequence MSFQQNSFRLDRREFLRASAVAAAAGVGARMVPSALAAEPAANTAPELLETFGYGEVSFEPGVHETQLLETQAVLMSLGMDELLKPYRVRAGQPAPGANLGGWYDADAFCPGHTYGQWLSALSRSYAISGDASTKAKIRSMVQGLRQVKDLDVFFKGNGFGNRFPAYIFDKLNCGLSDAYTFGDCHEAADTLDYVLRSAQPSLPGKALTRPEQAARPHKDVSYTWDESYTLGENLFLAWQRTGDKRYREMAVAYLYDEFFKPLAAGDNVLPGNHAYSHLNSMNSAAMAYIVLKDPTYLKAAVNGFNFVQQQSYATGGWGPQEAFVTPGKGELATSLTKTHASFETPCGAYGEFKLTRYLLRITGDASYGDAMETVMYNTILGAKPLQTSGQAFYYSDYNPEGQKVYHPDKWPCCSGTITQIAADYRISTYLRDSDGVYVNLYIPSTLKWKHAGHEVLLRQTGSYPFDERVSIDVRAAGPARFALRLRIPAWAKGARVTVNGKHVRGVTAGRFAVIDRTWGANDRVELTLPLTTRLEQVDPETPNMVALMHGPLVLFVLGGGLQKLPEKTLLGAEQTAPAEWLVHAPAGDVHLRPFTAIKEEKYSTYVQLV is encoded by the coding sequence ATGTCGTTCCAGCAGAATAGTTTCCGCCTTGATCGCCGCGAATTTCTTCGCGCCTCTGCCGTTGCAGCAGCGGCGGGTGTCGGAGCACGGATGGTTCCTTCCGCGCTTGCGGCCGAGCCCGCAGCGAATACCGCTCCCGAGCTGCTCGAGACGTTCGGCTACGGTGAGGTCTCCTTCGAGCCGGGCGTCCATGAGACGCAGCTTCTGGAGACGCAGGCTGTGCTGATGAGCCTGGGGATGGACGAGTTATTGAAGCCGTACCGCGTGCGCGCAGGCCAGCCTGCTCCAGGGGCGAACCTGGGCGGTTGGTATGACGCCGATGCCTTCTGCCCTGGACACACCTATGGCCAGTGGCTCTCGGCGCTCTCACGTTCTTACGCGATCAGCGGAGATGCGAGCACGAAGGCAAAGATTAGGAGCATGGTGCAGGGGCTCAGGCAGGTCAAAGACCTGGACGTGTTCTTCAAGGGGAATGGTTTTGGCAATCGCTTCCCGGCGTACATCTTCGACAAGCTGAACTGCGGGCTGAGCGATGCGTACACGTTTGGAGACTGCCATGAGGCAGCCGATACGCTGGACTATGTGCTTCGGTCGGCGCAGCCTTCGCTACCGGGCAAGGCGTTGACGCGACCTGAGCAGGCGGCGCGTCCGCATAAAGACGTCTCGTACACGTGGGACGAGAGCTACACGCTGGGCGAGAACCTTTTTCTGGCGTGGCAGCGCACGGGCGACAAGCGCTATCGGGAGATGGCGGTGGCTTATCTGTATGACGAGTTCTTCAAGCCGCTGGCGGCGGGCGATAACGTGCTGCCGGGGAACCATGCGTACAGCCACCTGAACTCGATGAATTCGGCGGCGATGGCTTACATCGTGTTGAAGGACCCAACGTACTTGAAGGCCGCGGTGAACGGCTTCAACTTTGTGCAGCAGCAGAGCTATGCGACCGGCGGCTGGGGACCGCAGGAGGCGTTCGTCACACCGGGCAAGGGTGAGCTGGCGACGAGCTTGACGAAGACGCATGCGAGCTTCGAGACCCCTTGTGGTGCGTATGGCGAGTTCAAGCTGACCAGGTATCTGCTGCGCATCACAGGTGACGCGAGCTACGGCGACGCGATGGAGACGGTGATGTACAACACCATTCTCGGAGCCAAGCCATTGCAGACAAGCGGGCAGGCGTTTTACTACTCGGACTACAACCCTGAGGGGCAGAAGGTGTACCACCCGGACAAGTGGCCTTGCTGCTCGGGGACGATTACGCAGATCGCCGCGGACTATCGCATCAGCACGTATCTGCGGGATTCAGATGGCGTGTATGTGAACCTCTATATTCCTTCGACGCTCAAGTGGAAGCACGCGGGCCACGAGGTTTTGCTGCGGCAGACGGGGAGCTATCCGTTCGATGAGCGCGTGTCGATCGATGTGCGGGCGGCTGGGCCTGCGCGGTTTGCGCTGCGGTTGAGGATTCCGGCGTGGGCTAAAGGTGCGCGCGTCACCGTCAATGGCAAACATGTGCGCGGGGTGACAGCGGGAAGGTTTGCCGTGATCGATCGCACGTGGGGCGCGAATGATCGCGTTGAACTTACGTTGCCGTTGACGACACGACTCGAGCAGGTCGATCCGGAGACGCCGAACATGGTGGCCCTGATGCATGGGCCGCTGGTGCTGTTTGTGCTGGGTGGCGGATTGCAGAAGCTGCCGGAGAAGACGCTGCTGGGCGCGGAACAGACTGCTCCGGCGGAGTGGCTTGTTCATGCGCCTGCTGGGGATGTTCACCTGCGGCCGTTCACGGCGATCAAAGAG